A window of Flavobacterium branchiarum genomic DNA:
GGGTTTTTCGGTTGGAGTTTTAGATGCTGATGTCTACGGTCCATCTATGCCAATTATGTTTGATGTTGAGTCAGAAAAACCAGTTTCGATTTTAGTTGACGGTAAGTCAAAAATGAAGCCTATTGAAAGTTATGAAGTTAAAATGCTTTCTATTGGTTTTTTTACAGCACCAAGTCAAGCAGTAATATGGAGAGGTCCAATGGCTTCTAAAGCTTTAAATCAAATGATTTTTGATGCAGATTGGGGAGAATTAGACTTTATGTTAATTGATTTACCTCCAGGAACAGGAGATATTCATCTTTCAATCATGCAATCACTTCCTATAACTGGAGCGGTTGTAGTAAGTACACCTCAAGCAGTAGCTTTAGCAGATGCGAAAAAAGGAGTTTCAATGTTTATGCAAGATAATATCAATGTACCAGTTTTGGGTATTATAGAAAATATGGCATATTTTACACCAGAGGAATTACCTGATAATAAATATTATATCTTTGGAAAAGAAGGAGCTAAGAATTTAGCAGAAGATCTAGACGTTCCTTTCTTAGGAGAAGTTCCAATTGTACAGTCTATTCGTGAGGCTGGTGATTATGGACGTCCTGCAGCGCTACAAACGGGATCAGCAATTGAAACTGTTTTTGAAGAAATTACTAGAAACGTAGTGCAAGAAGTGGTAAGTCGTAATGAAGGTTTACCAGCAACAGAAGCGATAAAAATCACAACAATGGCAGGATGTTCTGCAGTAAAGAAAAATTAGATAATTGAGATAAATAGAAAATTAGATAATAGAATGTTCGGGAGGTTTTAAATTTTCCACTTGTTCCGCTATCTAATTTTCTACTACTCTAATTGAATATAAAAAAATATGACAACAGAAGAATTAACAAATAATGTTTTAAGAGCTTTAGATGAAATCAGACCATTCCTGAATTCTGATGGTGGGGATATAACATTGGTTTCTATAGAAGATGATAAGCATGTTAAGGTTCGTTTAGAAGGAGCTTGTACAAGTTGTAGTGTAAATCAAATGACTCTTAAAGCAGGGGTTGAAACTACTATTAAAAAGTTTGCTCCACAGATAGAAACGGTGGTAAATGTTATGTAATTGCTGTAGCTTCTGTGGTTAGAATGATTTTTATTTTTTGAGTTTTCTTGTGAAATTACTAGAGCTTGCCTGAATATTTTAGCATTTACTTATGGTTTTTTAATAGCTAGTGTTTTTTATGTAAAATTTAGCGTATTTATAGTTTAACGCTATGCTTATTAATAAGAAAATAATGTTTAAATTGTGAAATAATCATTTTAATAACAGATTAAATTAATTTTGGCAGAAAAAAGTGTTAAGAATTAGGGGTTTTTTAGTGGTATTTAGTAAAAATTTAACTTAAATTTGCGCTATAACCTCAAACCACACGATTACTATGAACAATTTTTTTAAGCTAATAATTTTATTAATTTTTACTTCTTCAACTTACGCGCAAAAAATCAGTGAAAACCTATATGTTGACAAAGCTTGGGTCAATGAATATGAAGAATGGTCGGATTTTAAATTTTCTGGTCAGATAATAATTTCACCTACAGCTGAACCTAACGAAGCTAGTTTTAGAATTACTAGCTATGATTTTTTGTTTAATCTCTCAGAGGGAAGAGCCAAATTTAGAAACAAGCAAAGCTATACAAGTGCAGAGTTTTCTCATCCTCGAAAAATAAGATCAACAACAGATAAACAGGGTATTGTTAATGCTACTTATGAAGGTACTCTTGTTTTTCAAAATGGAAATGATTATTTTTCGGTTGTTGCTTTAGCTACAATACTTGATAAAGGCAATATTATAGGATTAAAAATGCAGTTAAAGGATAATTCAAGAGAATATGCGTTTTCTTTTAAACCTAGCAATTAGTATTTTGAAAAGATAATGTATTTTTGTTTTCTTAAAATGCGTTAATAATCAAAATTCTGATAATTTAAAAATGGATGTATTAATAAAGATCAAAGATAGAGAAGGAGTTGTTCATGAACTTCAGGCTCCAACTGATATGGCAATGAATGTAATGGAGCTGTGTAAGGCTTATGAGCTTCCTGTAGAAGGGACTTGTGGCGGCATGGCGATGTGTGCATCTTGTCAGTGCTATGTATTAAATGATGTAGAATTGCCAGAAATGGGAGATGAAGAGGAAGCGATGCTTTCAGAAGCTTTTTATGTTAAGCCTAATAGTCGTTTGGGATGTCAAATTCCAATAACTGAAAGTTTAGAAGGTTTAGAGTTAGAATTAGCTCCAGAATATTAAAAAATAAGTAGAAGGCGAGAAAATTTTTTCTCGCCTTTTTAATTTATTGCAAGTTTAGCTTTAGCTAATATACGCTCTACAAATAAGGAGTATGCTAATTCTGATGGATGTAATCCGTCTTGAGTAACCAAATTTGGATTGGTTAGTCCTCGTCGTGAAATGTCGGTTATATTTACAAATTGGATGTTGTTATCTTTGCAATAGCTTTCTGCAAAAGCATTGTATTTGTCTATTTCTGCTGTGATTTTTTTGTTATCATACATAGGTGATTGACCGAAAGGAGTGTAAGCATAGTCGGGTATGGAAATAACTATAACATTCGATTTTTTTTCTTTAGCTAAGGTAATGGCTTTGTTTACTAATTCAGGAAATTCCTTTTCGTATACAGAAAAGGAGGTGTTTTGAAATTGATTATTAACACCTATCAGTAGCGTTACTAAATCATAATTTGCGTTTAAATTCTCCGTTTTAATGGCTGATAATAAATTGGAGGTTGTCCAACCTGTTTTTGCTATTATTTTTAGTAAAAAAGAGGTTGTTGGGTGTTTATTTGATAGGGTGCGCTGTAATTGTTCAGGATAGTTGCAAGTTTTGCATACACTTTGACCAATAGTATAGCTATCGCCAAGGGCTAAATAGTTTATTGTTTTTGAAACCAGCGGTGGTGGAGTGGTAACAGAGGGGAGAATATTTGTAGTTACTTTAGGTGTTTCGTTTTCAGAATCACAGTTAATTGTAAAAGTCACAAATAAAAACGTAAGTATTATTTTGAATCCAATTTTCATAATATGATTATTAAGATTTTGTGGTTTTCTTAATAATACTTACGCTTAAAATACTACTTTGGTTTTATGCCATTTCGATTTTTATGCTAATTTCCTCTTCAATAGCATTCCATAATCCGATTCTTTTCTCAAGAGAGAGGATGGATATTTCTTGAACTTCTGACCATTTTTTCGGATCGTTTTCACATAAATCAGTAATCATTTTCATTGCCATAGGACCATGTTCATCTGCGTCAAGTTCTATATGTCTTTCAAAATAATATATAAGTTTGCTTAAATCTGTGTCAGGAAAGTTTTCTTGGAAATTTTTTAAAATCGCAGTAAACATATTTGGGATCAAATCTTCTCTTCCAAAGGTAAAAGCGGCAGCGATTTCATGTGGTTTGCCTTCTTCAATCACTCTAAAAGTAAAGTCTAAGAAAGCTTTGATATTAGGGTGCAATTGGCTTTGTTTTATTGCAACAAAGATGTTTTGTAGTGAGTTTATTTCATTTAAAAATGCTTCGATATTTTTTGTGCTTGCGCCACAATCTTCCATCGCTTCAAGGTACATTTCGTAATGACTAAGGTGACGGCCATCAATACTTAAATCTGTTTCTTCAGCTAAAACAATTTCATTAATCAAGTATCTTGTTTCAGGGTTTTTGCTGGCGAACCAAGGTGTTGTTGTACAAGTCAGTTTTGATTGTAATGCTTTTAGTAATGACATGAAATCCCAAACGGCATATACATGAGTTTCTAAAAAGCAATGTAAGTCATCAATGCTTTGAATTTTTTTATATAAAGGATGTTGTAGTAGTAGGTCTTTTTGAGGTTGAATGCTATTGTTTATAGTCTCAATATTCATGCTGAAAATTTTTTTTACAAATATAAAAAAGCTTCTTGTTCCCAAGAAGCTTTTGAATTATTTTTATATATTTTTTAATAGATGAATTCTATTTAAAAGCTGGAATCCCAGTAATATCCATTCCCGTAATCAATAAATGGATATCATGAGTTCCTTCGTAAGTGATAACACTTTCTAGGTTCATCATGTGACGCATGATTGAGTATTCGCCAGTAATTCCCATTCCGCCTAATATTTGTCTTGCTTCACGAGCGATGTTTATTGCCATGTCGACATTGTTTCTTTTTGCCATCGAAATTTGAGCCGTTGTAGCTCTCCCTTCGTTTCTTAAAACTCCTAAACGCCAAGTTAATAATTGTGCTTTTGTGATTTCAGTAATCATCTCGGCTAATTTTTTTTGTTGCAATTGTGTCCCTGCAATAGGTTTGTCAAATTGAACTCTTTCTTTAGCATATCTTAGCGCAGTGTCATAACAATCCATTGCGGCACCAATTGCACCCCAAGCGATTCCGTAACGAGCCGAATCTAAGCAACCTAAAGGAGCTCCTAATCCAGATTTATTTGGTAATAGGTTTTCTTTAGGAATTTTTACATTGTCAAAGATTAATTCTCCAGTAGATGATGCACGCAGTGACCATTTATTGTGAGTTTCTGGCGTTGTAAATCCTTCCATTCCACGTTCAACAATCAAACCATGTATTCTGCCTTCCTCATTTTTGGCCCAAACTACAGCGATATCAGCAAATGGTGCATTTGATATCCACATTTTTGCTCCGTTCAATAAGTAATGGTCTCCCATGTCTTTGAAGTTGGTAATCATACTTCCAGGATCAGAACCATGATTAGGCTCTGTTAATCCAAAACAACCAATAAATTCACCTGTGGCAAGTTTAGGTAAGTATTTCATTCTTTGTTCTTCATTTCCATATTTCCAAATAGGATACATTACTAATGAAGATTGAACAGATGAAGTTGAGCGAACACCTGAATCACCACGTTCAATTTCTTGCATAATTAAGCCGTAAGAAATTTGATCTAGTCCTGCTCCACCATATTCAACAGGTATATAAGGGCCAAAACCTCCTATTTCTCCTAAACCTTTTATGATTTGTTTTGGAAATTCTGCTTTTTGAGCAAACTCTTCAATAATAGGAGATACTTCTCTTTTTACCCAAGCTCGGGCTGAATCTCTTACGAGTTTATGTTCGTCGCTTAATAAGTCATCTAGGTTATAATAATCTGGTGCTTGAAATAGGTCTGGTCTCATAATTTAAGTTTTTTTCAAAAACAAATTTACACAATATAAATATAACAAAACAAAAGTAAATTGTTATATTTTTTAAGGATTTGAAAATAATAATCAGAATAAAATTGTGATTGTTTTACATTTTCTGGTGTAAATTATTATTTGCTTATTGGTATTATTGCACTAAATTTGGGATAATTCAAAACTAAAAAGTTAATGAAATTTGTTAAATGCTTCCTGTTTCTTTTTATTACAAGTGCAGTTTTTTCTCAGGAAAATTCGGATCTAAGCAGTAAAGAATATGATGTTTTACAGGATAAAGTGAGATCGTATTCTAACTCTAATACTGATAGTGCTTTTGTGTATGTAAATAAAATAGAAAAATCCGATAATTATTTGCATAAAGGCTTTGCAAGTGGAGCGAAAGCCTATTTGTTTCAAATTAATGGAGATAGTACTGAATCAAATCGCTGTTATCAACAGGCCTTTGTGTTTTTAGGAAAAGTAAAGCCGTCAAGAGAAAAGAATATATTGAATAGCGATTTGTTAAATTATGGTGGACTTATAGATTGGAGAAAAAATAATCTAAAAGCCGCTTTTGATAAATTCGAAAAAGGATTAGGAATTGTTAATAAGGAGAATGATTTGATACGAATGGTCAAATTCTACATGAATATTTCCTTAATTAATGTTGAGGTAGGGAATTATAAAGCAGCGATACTATCTCTCAAAAAGTCAGATAAAGTAACCGATAAGATCAAATATTCATTTTCGGATGAAAAATATACTAACTACAAGAGTAATATTAATTTTAATTTAGGGAGGGCTTTTGAGAAAGCTTACGGTGAAAACAATTCAAATTCTAAGTTTTTAGATTCTGCACAATATTATTATACCAAGGCAATTTTGTATTCTAAAAATTATATAAGTACAAGGTTGAACTCCAAGATGAGTTTAGGGAATATTTATTATATGAAAAAAGATTTCCCTAATGCCGAGAAGGTGTATTATGATGTTTTGTTATATAGTAAAGAAAACAATTTGCAAGCAGAGCTTTTTATTGCTAGTTACAATTTAGGAAGTTTGTTTTTTAATCTAAAAGATTACGACAAATCCTTGTATTTTTTTAAAAAAGTTGATTCAATTTATCAAATGAATAAGGTTAATGATTTGTACTACACAACCTGCAATTATTATCTGGCTAAGATTTATACCATCAAAGATGATCCTCGGGAGGCTTTGAAATATTCGGATAAATATTTTGATAAATTTGAACAAATTCAATCAAAACTTGATAGTGAAGTTCAGGAAGTTAATTTCCGACTTGGTAATGTGAATATTAAAAAAGACATGGAGGAGCTTCAAGCTGAAAACTTGAATAAAATTCGAATTTGGAATCTG
This region includes:
- a CDS encoding 2Fe-2S iron-sulfur cluster-binding protein, with amino-acid sequence MDVLIKIKDREGVVHELQAPTDMAMNVMELCKAYELPVEGTCGGMAMCASCQCYVLNDVELPEMGDEEEAMLSEAFYVKPNSRLGCQIPITESLEGLELELAPEY
- a CDS encoding SGNH/GDSL hydrolase family protein, with product MKIGFKIILTFLFVTFTINCDSENETPKVTTNILPSVTTPPPLVSKTINYLALGDSYTIGQSVCKTCNYPEQLQRTLSNKHPTTSFLLKIIAKTGWTTSNLLSAIKTENLNANYDLVTLLIGVNNQFQNTSFSVYEKEFPELVNKAITLAKEKKSNVIVISIPDYAYTPFGQSPMYDNKKITAEIDKYNAFAESYCKDNNIQFVNITDISRRGLTNPNLVTQDGLHPSELAYSLFVERILAKAKLAIN
- a CDS encoding DUF3050 domain-containing protein; the protein is MNIETINNSIQPQKDLLLQHPLYKKIQSIDDLHCFLETHVYAVWDFMSLLKALQSKLTCTTTPWFASKNPETRYLINEIVLAEETDLSIDGRHLSHYEMYLEAMEDCGASTKNIEAFLNEINSLQNIFVAIKQSQLHPNIKAFLDFTFRVIEEGKPHEIAAAFTFGREDLIPNMFTAILKNFQENFPDTDLSKLIYYFERHIELDADEHGPMAMKMITDLCENDPKKWSEVQEISILSLEKRIGLWNAIEEEISIKIEMA
- a CDS encoding NifU family protein, producing MTTEELTNNVLRALDEIRPFLNSDGGDITLVSIEDDKHVKVRLEGACTSCSVNQMTLKAGVETTIKKFAPQIETVVNVM
- a CDS encoding acyl-CoA dehydrogenase family protein, with translation MRPDLFQAPDYYNLDDLLSDEHKLVRDSARAWVKREVSPIIEEFAQKAEFPKQIIKGLGEIGGFGPYIPVEYGGAGLDQISYGLIMQEIERGDSGVRSTSSVQSSLVMYPIWKYGNEEQRMKYLPKLATGEFIGCFGLTEPNHGSDPGSMITNFKDMGDHYLLNGAKMWISNAPFADIAVVWAKNEEGRIHGLIVERGMEGFTTPETHNKWSLRASSTGELIFDNVKIPKENLLPNKSGLGAPLGCLDSARYGIAWGAIGAAMDCYDTALRYAKERVQFDKPIAGTQLQQKKLAEMITEITKAQLLTWRLGVLRNEGRATTAQISMAKRNNVDMAINIAREARQILGGMGITGEYSIMRHMMNLESVITYEGTHDIHLLITGMDITGIPAFK
- a CDS encoding Mrp/NBP35 family ATP-binding protein, translated to MKLDRKEILKALETITIAGEGKNMVESGAVANVITFGDEVVVDLVLHTPAMHIKKRAEDDIKKTIHDLVSADAKIKVNIKVETPEKNEIKGRAIPGIKNIIAVASGKGGVGKSTVTANLAVTLAKMGFSVGVLDADVYGPSMPIMFDVESEKPVSILVDGKSKMKPIESYEVKMLSIGFFTAPSQAVIWRGPMASKALNQMIFDADWGELDFMLIDLPPGTGDIHLSIMQSLPITGAVVVSTPQAVALADAKKGVSMFMQDNINVPVLGIIENMAYFTPEELPDNKYYIFGKEGAKNLAEDLDVPFLGEVPIVQSIREAGDYGRPAALQTGSAIETVFEEITRNVVQEVVSRNEGLPATEAIKITTMAGCSAVKKN
- a CDS encoding AraC family transcriptional regulator, with the protein product MKFVKCFLFLFITSAVFSQENSDLSSKEYDVLQDKVRSYSNSNTDSAFVYVNKIEKSDNYLHKGFASGAKAYLFQINGDSTESNRCYQQAFVFLGKVKPSREKNILNSDLLNYGGLIDWRKNNLKAAFDKFEKGLGIVNKENDLIRMVKFYMNISLINVEVGNYKAAILSLKKSDKVTDKIKYSFSDEKYTNYKSNINFNLGRAFEKAYGENNSNSKFLDSAQYYYTKAILYSKNYISTRLNSKMSLGNIYYMKKDFPNAEKVYYDVLLYSKENNLQAELFIASYNLGSLFFNLKDYDKSLYFFKKVDSIYQMNKVNDLYYTTCNYYLAKIYTIKDDPREALKYSDKYFDKFEQIQSKLDSEVQEVNFRLGNVNIKKDMEELQAENLNKIRIWNLIIYAFIAVLLMLVFLYIKSSKKKRETNKKVNALIEEYKLKLESNDVPTKSANVEDVVAENTPKMTPKMNLDLEKEEEIVEKLKQLEKKHFYLNSDFTLQLVAKKIKTNTSYLSYVVNKRFGKTFSEYSNELKINYVINELITNSKYRKYSTQALAESVGFKNAISFTKSFSKRTGVTPTQFSKKLEATKF